The Vicinamibacterales bacterium DNA window GAGCATCCGCGGCTCGGCGCCGTGGACGTCGTGCCGTTCATCCCGATCGAGGGCGTGACGATGGCGGCCTGCGTCCAGCTGGCGAAGTCGGTGGCGGCGGACGTCGCGCAGCGGTTCGCGCTGCCGGTCTACTTGTATGAGGACGCGTCAACGAACCCGGCGCGCAAGAACCTCGAGGACATCCGCCGCGGCGAATTCGAGGGCCTCGCGGCGAAGATGGCGCAGCCGGCCTGGGCGCCGGATTTCGGACCGGCGGCGCCGCATGCCAGCGCCGGCGCGTCGGTCATCGGCGCGCGCATGCCGCTGATTGCCTACAACATCAATCTCGCCACCGACCGGCTGGATGTCGCCAAGAAGATCGCGGCAGCCGTCCGCATGAGCAGCGGCGGCCTGCGTTTCGTCAAGGCCATGGGTATTCCGCTCGCGGACCGCGGCATCGTTCAGGTCTCGATCAACCTGACCAACTACGAGAAGACACCGATGTTCCGGGTGTTCGAACTGGTCAAGCGCGAGGCGCAGCGCTACGGCGTCCAGGTATTGGAAAGCGAGATCGTCGGGCTGGTGCCATCCGCCGCCCTCACCCAGGCGGCAGAGTACTACCTGCAGCTGGAAGGCTTCTCGTCGGCGCAAATCCTGGAGAAGAAGCTGGACGAGACCGGCTGATCACTTGTCGCTGCGCGGCGTCACGCCGAACGCGCGCAGTTTCTTGTAGAGATTGGAGCGCTCGACGCCGAGCACTTCGGCGGTGCGCGACATGTTGCCCTGCTGGGCGGCCAGCGTCTGCAGGATGTAGTCCTTCTCGAACTCGTCGCGGGCCTCCGACAGCGGCCTGGCCGACCCGTGCGCGGCCGGCGCGTCGGGCACCCCGTCGCGGCCCAGGAACCCGAGGTCCTGCGCGGTGATGGTGTCGCCCTGCACCATGATGATCAGACGCTCGACCACGTTGCGCAGCTCGCGGACGTTGCCCGGCCACGCGTACTGCCGTAACCGCGCCGCCGCTTCGGGCGCCATGCGCTTCGGGCGCCGGCCGTATTCGGTGGCCAGCAGCGCCATGAAGTGATCCGCCAGCGGCGCGATGTCGTCCTGTCGCTCGCGCAGCGACGGCACGAAGATCGGCACGACGTTGAGGCGGAAGTACAAGTCCTCGCGAAAGCGGCCGGCGCGAATCTCTTCGAGCAGGTCCTTGTTGGTGGCGGCGACCACGCGCACATCCACCTTGATGCGCTGCGTGCCGCCGACCCGCTCCATCACCTGTTCCTGCAGCACCCGCAGCACCTTGGCCTGGGTCTTCAGGCTCATGTCGGCGATTTCGTCGAGAAAGATCGTGCCCGTGGTGGCCTGCTCGAATCGACCGGGCTTGTCGGCGACCGCCCCGGTAAAGGCGCCGCGCATGTGGCCAAACAGTTCCGATTCGATCAACTCCTCGGGAATGGCGGCGCAATTCACCTCGATGAACGGGCCGTTCTTGCGCCGGCTCGACTGGTGAATCGTCCGCGCCACCAGTTCCTTGCCGGTGCCGCTGTCGCCCAGGATCAGCACGCGGCCGTTGGTTGGCGCCGCCTGCGCCACATGTTCGCGCAGGCGCAGCATCGGGGCGCTCTCCCCCACCATGATGTTTTGCTGCTGCCGATCGACCTTGGCGCGCAGCACGCGGTTTTCGGCCTCGAGGTCGCGCTGGCGCAGGGCGTTGCGCACCACCAGCACGGTCTTCTCGAGCGAGAGCGGCTTTTCGATGAAGTCGAAGGCGCCCATCTTGATGGCGCGCACGGCCGACTCGATGTTGCCGTGGCCCGAAATGATCACCACCTGCGAGTCAATCTCGCGCTCCCGGAGGCGCTGCAGCGTGGTCAGGCCATCCAGGCCCGGCAGCCAGATGTCGAGCACGATGACATCGTAGGCGTTGCTGTTCGCCTGCTCGAGACATTCCTCGCCGGTGCCGACGGCGTCAACGTCGAAGCCCTCGTCCTTGAGGACGCCGCTGACCGACGAACGCACGCCCGGCTCATCATCAACTACAAGAATGGACGGCATCAGGCTGGTAACTCGATGATAAACCGGGTGCCGGTCGGCGTGTTGTCGAACACGTCGATGCTCCCGCCATGTTCGGCGACGATGCGGCGGACGATGGCCAGGCCGAGGCCGCTGCCGCGGCCCTTGGTCGAATAGTACGGCAGGAACAGCTTGTCCCGCTCCGCCGGCGGAATGCCGGGGCCGGTGTCGGCCACCACCACGCGCACCAGGCTGTTCGGCACGTCGCGCGCGGTTTCAATCGTGATCGCGCCGCTGCGGCCCATCGCCTCGATGGCGTTGTCCACCAGGTTGATGATGACGCGCTTCATCTGCTCCGGATCGACGCGCACCTGCGACACCGCGGGGTCGAAGCGTTTCTCGAAGGTCACCGACGCGAACAGCCCGTCATACAGGGCGAGGGTCGTGCTCAGCAGGTCGTGCAGCTCGGTCGGCACCGCCCGCGGCGCCGGCATGCGGGCGAACTGGGAGAACTCGTCCACCAGCCCCTTGAGCGACTCCACCTCGCCGATGATCGTCGAGGTGCATTCCTGCACCAGGTCCTGGAGCGGCGGCGCCACGTCACTGAGCTTGCGGCGCAGGCGTTCGGCCGACAGCTGGATCGGCGTCAGCGGGTTCTTGATCTCGTGCGCCAGCCGCCGCGCCACCTCGCGCCACGCCGCGACCTTCTGCGCCCGGATCAGCGGCGTCACGTCATCCACCACCAGCACGGTGCCGTCGAAGCCGCCGTCAGTGCCGGGCACGCGGGTCGCCGCCGCCACCACGTGGCGTTCGCGGCCGTCGCGGACCAGCGCCACCTCCTGCGCGAACGAATCCATGCGGGCGCGCGCGGCCTGATCGAGCACGTCGTTGATCACCGCCAGGTCGGGCCGGGCGAACACGTCCACCGCGGGGCTGCCCACCACGCCGGCGTCCACTTCCAGCAGGCGCAGGGCCGAGGGGTTGATGGTGCCGATGCGGCCCGAGCGGTCGATCGACACCACGCCGGTGGCGATACGCTCGAGGATGGCCTCGATGTAGCGGCGGCGGCCTTCGCCCTCCTCGTGCTTCCGCTCGAGATCGATGCTGGCGCGCTCCAGCCGGCGGCGGCTTGACGCCACCTCCGCGGCCATCGCGTTGAAGGCCTCGACCATCGACCCGAACTCGTCGGAGCCCTCGTGCGCGATGCGATGGTCGTAGTGGCCGGCGCCGATTTCCTTCGCCGCCTCCGACAACATCTGCACGGGCCGCGTGATCCGCTTGGCCAGGTACAGGCCCATCCAGGTCGAGCCGACCAGGATCAGCAGCGTGACCATCACGAAGAACGAGACGTAGACGCCGGCCAGCGGCTGCTTCAGGACGCGCAGCTGCGTGTAGTCCTCGTAGGCCTTGGTCATGCGGCGGGAGCGTTCGGCCAGTTCGCCCGACAGGTACTCACTGACGACGACCGCGCCGGTGACCTGGCCGGCCGCGTTGCGCACGACCTGGCCGACGTGCAGCAGGTCGCCGCCGCCCGAGAGTTGCTCGAGCACGCTTGGGGCGCTCTCATTGCCAGACGCGGCGCGCGCGGCCAGCCGGTCGGCGGAGCCGCGGGCCCACCCTTGCGGCATCGACGGTGACGCCACGTCCACCAGCGACACCACGTCCACCGGCTGCCCCGGCAGCCGCTCGGCGCGATAGACCTGCACCATGCCCACGCGCGGCCCGGTCACCTCCGGCACGACGAGGTCCTGCACGCGCGCCATGTCGGTGGCACCGAGGTCGACGCGGCCCAGCTCGCGCGCCAGCCGCGAGGCCTGATCGGCCACCAGCCGCTCACGCTCCTGGTAGTAGTCGGCCGCGATGCTGTTGGCACCGGAGAGGATCTCTTCCATCGGCGTGTTGAACCAGCGATCGACGGCGGTCAGCACGACGCGGCTGCCGACGATCAGCACGAGCACGGCGGGAATCACGGTCAGGCCGAGGAACGCGAGGACCAGCTTGGCGCGGAAGCGGCCAAGCGGCAGGCCGCTGCGGCCGTCGAACACCG harbors:
- the ftcD gene encoding glutamate formimidoyltransferase → MPTIECVPNISEGRRPEVINALAATLRAVPGMRVLDVQSDATHNRSVFTLAGTAAALAEGIPKLFEGAIAAIDLRTHTGEHPRLGAVDVVPFIPIEGVTMAACVQLAKSVAADVAQRFALPVYLYEDASTNPARKNLEDIRRGEFEGLAAKMAQPAWAPDFGPAAPHASAGASVIGARMPLIAYNINLATDRLDVAKKIAAAVRMSSGGLRFVKAMGIPLADRGIVQVSINLTNYEKTPMFRVFELVKREAQRYGVQVLESEIVGLVPSAALTQAAEYYLQLEGFSSAQILEKKLDETG
- a CDS encoding sigma-54 dependent transcriptional regulator, whose amino-acid sequence is MPSILVVDDEPGVRSSVSGVLKDEGFDVDAVGTGEECLEQANSNAYDVIVLDIWLPGLDGLTTLQRLREREIDSQVVIISGHGNIESAVRAIKMGAFDFIEKPLSLEKTVLVVRNALRQRDLEAENRVLRAKVDRQQQNIMVGESAPMLRLREHVAQAAPTNGRVLILGDSGTGKELVARTIHQSSRRKNGPFIEVNCAAIPEELIESELFGHMRGAFTGAVADKPGRFEQATTGTIFLDEIADMSLKTQAKVLRVLQEQVMERVGGTQRIKVDVRVVAATNKDLLEEIRAGRFREDLYFRLNVVPIFVPSLRERQDDIAPLADHFMALLATEYGRRPKRMAPEAAARLRQYAWPGNVRELRNVVERLIIMVQGDTITAQDLGFLGRDGVPDAPAAHGSARPLSEARDEFEKDYILQTLAAQQGNMSRTAEVLGVERSNLYKKLRAFGVTPRSDK
- a CDS encoding ATP-binding protein, with the protein product MATAKPLSSASRPAARLPAARSRRPFRDNPPLILAGIVILLVALGGIVWLADRTATLSPDFLTEVVLYALYATNITMLVALGFVLARNVIKSVFDGRSGLPLGRFRAKLVLAFLGLTVIPAVLVLIVGSRVVLTAVDRWFNTPMEEILSGANSIAADYYQERERLVADQASRLARELGRVDLGATDMARVQDLVVPEVTGPRVGMVQVYRAERLPGQPVDVVSLVDVASPSMPQGWARGSADRLAARAASGNESAPSVLEQLSGGGDLLHVGQVVRNAAGQVTGAVVVSEYLSGELAERSRRMTKAYEDYTQLRVLKQPLAGVYVSFFVMVTLLILVGSTWMGLYLAKRITRPVQMLSEAAKEIGAGHYDHRIAHEGSDEFGSMVEAFNAMAAEVASSRRRLERASIDLERKHEEGEGRRRYIEAILERIATGVVSIDRSGRIGTINPSALRLLEVDAGVVGSPAVDVFARPDLAVINDVLDQAARARMDSFAQEVALVRDGRERHVVAAATRVPGTDGGFDGTVLVVDDVTPLIRAQKVAAWREVARRLAHEIKNPLTPIQLSAERLRRKLSDVAPPLQDLVQECTSTIIGEVESLKGLVDEFSQFARMPAPRAVPTELHDLLSTTLALYDGLFASVTFEKRFDPAVSQVRVDPEQMKRVIINLVDNAIEAMGRSGAITIETARDVPNSLVRVVVADTGPGIPPAERDKLFLPYYSTKGRGSGLGLAIVRRIVAEHGGSIDVFDNTPTGTRFIIELPA